A stretch of DNA from Roseovarius faecimaris:
TCCGGCTTTTCTACCAGCCGCACGCGCAGCTCTGCCGCGCTGGAGGGCTGCAGGCGGATGGGGCCGACCTCATCACGCTCCTCGCGCAGAAGATCCCGCACCTCGGGCCACATGCCTTCGACCCGGGCCTGATAGACATCCGCCACCTGCACCTCGGCCAGAAGATGCGCCCCACCGCGCAGATCAAGCCCCAGATTGACCAGCCCCGAGGGCATCCAGCTGGGCCAGAGCGCATAATCCTCCAACAGGCGCGGATCCTCCGAGCCGCCTTCGATCAGCGCCGCCGCATCATTATGCTTCTCGACATTGCCGTAGAACCCATTGGGCAGAGCCAGCAAAAGGCCAAGGGCCACCACGCCCCAGATGACGATGCGCTTCCACAGATCAATCTGAAGCATTATGGTGCCTTTTCAAAAAGTTGGATGGTGCAATTAAAGCTCAGCTATCGGCCGGTTCGGTCTTGTTCAGCACCTGGGCGATGGTGTTGCGCACCACACGGACCTTGACGCCTTCGGCCAGTTCGATCTCGAGCTCGCTGTCATCCTTGACCTTGGCCACCTTACCGATCAGACCGCCTTGGGTGATCACCTGATCGCCCCGGCGCAGGGCCGCGACCATGGCCTGATGTTCCTTCATTTTCTTCTGTTGCGGGCGGATCAGCAGGAACCACATGATCGCGAAAATGAGGATGAGGGGGATGAACTGTCCGAGGGCTTCCATGGGCGATGTCCTTCATGCGAGAAACGGGGACATGCCCCGGCGGATTTTGCCGGAACCTAAGGTTCGCAGGCGGCATTTGCAAGGCGGGAAAGTTTTGTACGTTTTGTACAAAATGGGGGTGTGTTTTGTACAAAATTCAGGGCCATGCCCCCGCATCCCGCGATTGACCCGGTTTTGGCGTCGAAATGGCCGGAAAAACCGAGCGAATCCCGCGCAGCGACAGAGATTGTGAACGCGGTGTAAGTATCGGGTGGTTCCTGTTTACCATTCCTTGTTAAAGAGCGTGTCAGACGACTCACCACTCCAGAAGGATCACCGCCATGCATGATATCCGTGCCATCCGCGAGAACCCGGACGCCTTTGACGCCGCTTTGGCCAAGCGGGGGCTGTCGGGCGTGTCGGCGCAGGTTCTGGAGATCGATGAGGCGCGGCGCGCGCGCATCCATGCCGCCGAGACGGCGCAGGCGGAGCAGAACAAGGCGAGCAAAGAAGTGGGCGCCGCCAAGGCCAGTGGCGATGAGGCCGAGTTTGAGCGGCTGCGCGCGCTGGTGGGCGAGAAGAAGGCCGAGGTCGCGGCGATGCAGGCCGAGGCCAAGGAGCTGGACGCGAAGCTCAACGATCTCTTGATGGGCATCCCCAACCTGCCGCTCGACGATGTGCCGCTGGGCGATGACGAGGAGGACAATGTCGAGATCCGCCGCTGGGGCACGCCCAAAACCTTCGATTTCGCGCCCAAGGAGCATTACGAGCTGGAGGGCGTGAAGCCCGGCATGGATTTCGAGACGGCCGCCAAGCTGAGCGGGAGCCGGTTTGTCGTGCTCTCGGGCGCCGTGGCGCGGGTACACCGGGCGCTGGCGCAGTTCATGATCGACACCCATGTGGATGAGAACGGCCTCAGTGAGACCTGGACGCCGGTGCTGGTGCGCGATGAGATGATGCAGGGCACCGGGCAATTGCCGAAATTCGGCGAAGACAGCTATCAGACCACCAATGGCTGGTGGCTGGTGCCCACGGCCGAAGTGACGCTGACCAATATCGTCAATGGCGTGGTGGTCGAGGAAAGCTATCTGCCGCGGCGCTACGTGGCGCATACGCAATGCTTCCGCTCGGAGGCGGGCAGTGCCGGGCGCGACACGGCGGGGATGCTGCGCCAGCACCAGTTCGAGAAGGTCGAGATGGTCAGCATCACCCATCCCGATGCCTCGCTCGAAGAGCTCGACCGCATGACCGCCTGCGCACAGGGCATTCTGGAGAAGCTGGGCCTGCCCTACCGCACCGTGGTGCTGTGCACCGGCGACATGGGCTTTGGCGCGCGCAAGACCCATGACATCGAGGTCTGGCTGCCCGGGCAGAACATGTATCGCGAGATCAGCTCTTGCTCGGTCTGCGGCGATTTCCAGGCGCGCCGGATGAACGCGCGGTTCAAGCCTGAGGGTGGCGGCAAGCCGCAGCATGTGCATACGCTGAACGGCTCGGGGCTGGCGGTGGGGCGTGCCCTGATCGCGGTGCTGGAGAACGGCCAGCAGGCGGATGGCTCTGTCGTGCTGCCCGAAGCGCTGCATGGCTATCTGGGCGGCAAGTCGGTGATCTCGGCTGAGGGCGTGCTGCGCTGAAACGAGACCGGCCGCAAGGCCGGGCGAGTGGCCCTTTCGCACAATAAAAAGCCCCGGTGTTTCCACCGGGGCAAGGACAGGCTGCTATCAGGATGAGGTCGGCAGGCTTATTCGGGCAGGATGCCGCTTTCGACCGCTGCGACCAGCTCTTCCTGGCTGACTTCACCCGATGCGTCGGCATCGATCTCAGCGAAGTCCGCATCGGTCAGGTCGGGGAAGCTGACGATCATTTCGTCCATCGAATAGGTGCCGTTGCCATCGGCATCTTCGACAACAGTCATGGCCGCTGCCGAAACGGCAGTCAGCGCCAGCGCGGATGCCAGCACGAGACCAGTGATTTTCATGTAAGGATCACTCCAAGGGTGGCTCTGCCACCGAGACAAAGGCGAAATTGCCTTCGCCGCGATCTATGCCATAACGCCCCGGATTCGCAACAGAAATCACGAATGCCCCGGTGCGCGGTGAGCGCCTTTCAGCCGATGGCGCGGATCACTCGGCCGGGACCACCACCCGGTCTTCGGCCTTGGGAAACGGCACCAGGCGCTCGGCGGTTTCATCCCAGAGTTTCAGCCGGAAACTGGCCAGCGCCTGCCCCCAGCCGATGGGCTCATGCGCCTTCAGATCGTCCGGCAGGGCACGCTGGCACTGGCGGAGGCGATAGGAGGGGATGCCGGGGTTGAAGTGATGCAAATCGTGATAGGCGATGTTGCCGGTGCCGATATCCCACCACCAGCCGAGATCGAGCGAGCTTGACCCTTCCAGCGTCGCTTTGCGGAAATCGAGCTCGGGCTTGCGGTCCCAGTAGGTGTCTTCGAAATTGTGCTGCAGATAGACGAGAAAGACGCCGATCATCCCCGCAACGACCGCGCTGACGCCCAGCACCACAAGGCCGGGCACGCCCAGCCCCCACCAGACCAGCGCGATATACCCCGCCACCAGAGCGTTATGCGCAAGCACCCCCGCAACCCCCACACGGCGGGTGTTGCGCGGCCAGCGGTAGGCGATGAAATAGGTAAAGATCCCGCCCAGGCCCAGCATGATCAGAGGGTTGCGATAGAGCCGGTACCACAGGCGCGTGTGCCAGGGGGCGCAGCGCCATTCGCGCAGGGTCATGGTATAGACTTCCGTCGTCTCGCGGTGGTCGAGATTGCCCAGATAGGCGTGATGCTGATTATGGTTGAACTGCATGACCCGGAAGGGGGTCAGCGAAAACACCGACAGCACATAGCCCGCCGCGTCGTTGAGCCATTTCGTCCGGAACAGGGAGGCATGGCCGCAATCGTGCTGCAGCACATAGAGCCGCACGGAGGCAAAAGCCAGGATCAGCACGGCGGGCAGAACAAGCGCCCACTGGCCCCAGACCAGCGCGCCGCCGATCAGCGCGGCAAGGTAAACCGCCAGGCTGCCGAGAAAACTCAATGCCCCCATGACATCGCTCTTATGAGCGTAGAGACGGGTAAATTCCTTGATATCCATCTGACGACACTCGCCTAGCAAAGGTGGAACCCAGCGACACTTTTACGACGATCAATGCTCAAGAATTGGAGCGCGCACCATTCTTTGCAAGTCTTGACAGGGTTTTTCAACCCCATCCGCAAGGTTGCGCCGACCGGGCGGCCTGCCGCCCTGCCCCTTGACCTTGGCGGCACACGGCCCATCTGCCCAGATATGGACCCGATGAAATCAATCCTTGTGTTCTGTGCTGCGGTGGCCTTTGCGCTGTCGCCATTTCTGAGCCCTGGCTTCAACGGTTTCGCGCCCGATCAGTTCCCGATCCCGCAGGTGGACCCGCCGGCGCAGCCCGCGGGCTATGCCTTTGCGATCTGGGGTCTGATCTATCTCGCGCTGATTGCGGGCACGGGCTATGGCCTGTTCATGCGGCCCCGCGACGAAGGCTGGGACTGGCACCGCTGGCCGCTGATCGTGAGCCTTGTGATCGGGGCGGCGTGGCTGCCGGTGGCGCAGACCTCGCCCTTCTGGGCCACGGTCCTGATCTGGCTGATGCTGTTCACCGCCATCGTGGCGTTGATGCGGGCGAGCCCGGCCGACCGGCTCTGGCAACGGATGCCGGTGGCGCTGTATGCGGGCTGGCTGACGGCGGCGAGCGCGGTGGCGCTGGCGCTGATGCTGGCGGGGCACGGTCTGCTTGGCGGGACGACGGCGGCGGTGCTGTGCCTTGGGCTGGGGCTTGTGATTGCCTCTGTGGTGCAGCGCCTGCGCCCGGATACGCCGGAATATTCCGCGGCCGTGATCTGGGCGCTGGTGGGGGTGGCGCTGTCCAACACCGATCCGCTGAACATCGCGGTGCTGGGGCTGAGCCTGGCCGGGATTGCCGCCCTGGCGCTCACCGCCTGGCGGGGCATGTCCGAAGGCTGATCAGCCCGGTGGCCCCTTGCCCAGATGCTTGCGCAGCCGTGAGGGCGTTGATTTCTTCTTGCCCTTGTAGGGGTTCTTGTCGGATTGCGAGCGCATATGCAGGCGGATCGGCGTGCCCGGCATGTCGAAATCCTCGCGCAGCCCGTTGACCAGATAGCGAGAATAGCTTTCCGGCATCTTCTCGGGGCTGGAGCACATCACGACAAAGCCGGGGGGCCGCGTCTTGGCCTGGGTCATGTAGCGCAGCTTGATCCGGCGGCCGCCCGGTGCGGGGGGCGGATGCGCCTCAAGCATGCCCGCCAGCCAGCGGTTGAGCTGAGCGGTGGTGACCCGGCGGTTCCAGACCTCATAGGCGCGCTCGACCGCATCGCGCAGCCGGTCAAGGCCCCGGCCCGTCTTGGCGGAGACCGTGATGAGCGGCGCGCCCCTGAGCTGTGGCAGAAGCCGCTCGAAGGCTTCACGCAGATCGCGCAGCTTGGCCTGCTTGTCGTCTTCGATGTCCCATTTGTTGACCGCGACCACGACGGCGCGGCCCTCACGCTCGGCCAGATCGGCGATGCGCAGATCCTGCTGTTCGAACGGGATGGCGGCATCGAGCAGGACAACGACCACCTCGGCAAACTTGACCGCGCGCAGACCGTCACTGACCGAGAGTTTTTCGACCTTGTCCTGTACCTTGGCCTTCTTGCGCATACCGGCGGTGTCGAACATCCGCACCGGCAACCCGTCCCAGTCCAGCGTGAGCGAGATCGCGTCGCGGGTGATGCCCGCCTCGGGGCCGGTCAGAAGACGATCTTCGCCCAGTATCTTGTTGATCAGCGTGGATTTTCCCGCATTGGGGCGGCCCACGACGGCAACTTGCAGGGGCTTGGCGATGGTGGGCTTGCGATAGCCCTCGTCATCATCCCCATCCTCGTCCAGCGACACATCGGTTTCGGGCGCATCGGCGGCGGCGCGTTCAGCGAAGAGATCAGCAAGCGGCATGAGCTGGCTATAGAGGTCGTTCATCCCCTCGCCATGTTCGGCCGAGAGGCGAATGGGCTCGCCCAGGCCGAGGGAATACGCTTCGATCACGCCTGCATCGGCGGCGGCCCCTTCGGCCTTGTTGGCGGCAAGGATCACATGCGCCGAGCGTTTGCGCAGGATCCCGGCAAACATCTCATCGGTGGGCGTGACCCCGGCGCGCGCGTCGATCAGGAACAGGCAGATATCGGCCATGTCCACCGCGCGCTCGGTCAGTTTGCGCATGCGGCCCTGAAGCGACTCGTCGGTGGCCTCTTCCAGCCCCGCCGTGTCGATCACGGTAAAGCGCAGATCGCCAAGGCGCGCCTCGCCCTCGCGCAGATCGCGCGTCACACCGGGCTGATCGTCGACCAGCGCCAGGCGTTTGCCCACAAGGCGGTTGAACAACGTGGATTTGCCCACATTGGGCCGCCCCACGATGGCGAGGGTGAAAGACATGGATACGCTCCGAACCGGCTCAGGCGGCTCTGTTACAGCAAAGCGGGCTCAACGGAAAGCCAGCAATTGGCCCTTCGTGCTCACCACATAGAGCGTACCACCCGCCACCGCCGGGTTGGTCGTGGCGCCGCCGGGGATCTCGACCGTGCCGCGTTCGGCGCCGGTGGCCGGATCATAGAGGCGCATCAGCCCGTCATTGGAGACGACGATCAGGTTGCCGCCGGCGATGATCGGGCCGTAATGGCCGAAGATCTCGGTCTGCTGGCGCGGGCGGTTCTTGGTGAAGAAGCTGAGCGTCTTCGACCAGACGCGGGTGCCATCCTCGGCGTTGAGGCGCAAAAGCTCATTGCGGTCATTGATCAGGAACACCGAATTATCGGCGGGCCAGACCGTGTTGAGCGGCCCGTCGGTGGCGGTCCAGATCCGTTCGCCATTGCCGATATTGAGCGCCACGGTACGGCCCGAATGCGTGCCGACATAGATGCGGTCGCCCACCACGACGGGGTCGGAGGTGATATCGCCGATGCGCGCGGCGGAAAACCCGCGGCGCTGGCCCGCGACCTGGCTATCCCAGAGCCGCAGCCCGCCCTTGCGGAACGCGCCCTGGATCTCGCCCGAACCGAAGGCGAAGATCACGTATTTGTCGGTCACCGCCGGGGCGGGGCCGCCGATCACGTTCTGGATGTCGGGGCTGGCCGAAAGCCGCCATTCGATGCGGCCTGTATCGGTGTCGAGCGCCCAGGCCACATCGTCACCGGCCACGAGATAGACCAGACCGTCCTTCACGGTGGGTTTGCCCGAGCCGGTGGCGCGCAGGTTCTGCTGCCAGATCTCATTGCCCGTGGCCGGGTCGAGCGCGGTCATCAGGCCGAAACCCGACGAGATGAACAGCTTGCCATCCCCCAGCGCCAGACCGCCGCCGGTGGCGTCCTGCCCGGAATCGTTTGTCGGGACAAGGTCGCGCGTCCAAAGAAGCTCTCCGGAGGTGGAGACCGCGCTGACCCGCGCTTCGGCATCGAGGGTGAACACGCGGCCATCGGCCACGACCGGATCGGCGGTGATGCGATTCTTGCGCCCGTCGCCCTGACCGATACCCACGCTCCACACAAGTTGCGGCGTCGAGGACAGGGCGGGATGCGCGGTGCGGGTTTCGGGAGTGGCGATACTCTGACGCCAGCTGGCATTGTTGGTGGCGGCGGCGAGGGCCAGCGGAAGATTGGCCGCCTGCGTGGCCTCGGCCTCGGCCGGGGTGCCCTCTTCGGTCAGCACGGCACGGATGTCTTCGCGGGCACCGGGCAGGATCGGGTCTTCCCGCTCGCAGCCGGACAGGGCGGCGACAATGGCCAGGCTCAGGAATGCTCGGATCGGTTTCAATGCACGTGCCCCCAACTTATTCGGTCGCGGTCGGCTGCTCCGGAAGCTCGCCTCCCAGCGCCACAATCACTTGTGAAGCACGGCGACGCAAGGCCGCTGTAACCGCTTCATCCTCAAGAATGGCCAGAAGACGGGTCAGCGCGGCCTCGGTATCGCCTGCTTCGGCATCGAGATAGGCGAGTTGCTCTTCGGCGAGAAGCCGCGTCAGCCCCTGCCCCAACGCCAGCCCGTCAAGCCGGGTGCGGCGCTCTTCGGCGCTGAGCACGGTGCCGGGCAGCGACACGGCCTTGAGCGTGGCGATCTGGCGATAGACGGTGGCGGCGTCGGCGTTGTCGGCCAGGGCGATCAGCCGCTCAGAGGCTGCGCCCGGGTCGGTCTCGGCCAGTTCGGCGGCCACCAGAAGATCAACCAGGGCCCGCGCGCCCGCATTCGGGGCGTCAATCGCGGCGAGCGCTTCGCCGCGGGCCGCCTCATCGGTCTGTTGCAGGGCGTCGAGCATGGAATCACCCAAGGCCTGCGCGGCCGAGCGTTCCTGCGCTTTGCGCCATTCGTTCCAGGCGGCCCCGCCGACGATCAGGATCACCAGCAAAACCGCGATCCAGCCATAGCGCTTCATCAGCGCAAACAGGCGGTCGCGACGCACCTCTTCCGTGACCTCTTCGATAAAACTGTCGGTCTGGCTCACACCGTGCCCCCAATGACGTTTCTGCCTCTTCGGCTCCTCTTACCCCGAAGCCCTGCCCCTGCCAAGGCCTGGCTAGTGTTGCAGGAATGGATCACCTTGCAGCCCGGGGTTGAAAAGACTAATCTAAACCGGATAGTTCACCGTATATACGGCTAAGTTCAACTGAGTCGGCCCGGCTATGCTTTGCTTTGAACGCTCCGGGCCATCCGCGGCGCAAAAGGTATGCCCCATGAGACTGTTCCCGATCCTTGCCGCGATCCTCGTCTCGGCGCTGATCTATGTATTTCTTTTCGAACGGGACCGGCTGTTTCCGGCTGACGCGCCGACCGGTGCCGAAATGGCCGAAACCGGGACGGTCGAGGCCGAGGCTGCGCCGGGCCAGACACCTGTTGGTGTGGTGGTTCTGAAATCCTCTGCCCGGACGGTGGACAGCGCGGTGATCCTGCGCGGTCAGACCGAAGCGATCCGGCATGTCGACCTGCGCGCCGAGACGGCGGGCCAGGTGATTTCCGAGCCGCTGCGCAAAGGCACCTTTGTCGAACAGGGCGATGTCATGTGCCGCCTCGATCCGGGCACAAGGATGGCGTCGCTGGCCGAGGCGCAGGCGCGGCTTGCCGAGGCGCAATCGCGCGTGCCGGCCGCAGAGGCGGCGGTCCCCGAGGCCGAAGCCCGCGTAGAGGAAGCCAAGGCGCGGGTGGAAGAGGCCAAGGCGATCCTCGAAGAAGCGATGATCAACTCCAATGCCGCGACCCGACTGTCGCAGGACGGGTTTGCCTCGGAAACCCGCGTTGCCAGCACCCAGGCCGCCGTGCGCGGTGCCGAAGCGGCGATCACCAGCGCCGAGGCCGGGCTGAAATCCGCCGCGTCGGGACTGGAGAGCGTGGCCGCAGGTATCGAGGCGGCCAAGGCCGGGGTGGAAAGCGCACGCGCCGCCGTGGCGGCCGCAGAGAAAGAGATTGAACGTCTGACGATCAGCGCGCCCTTCGGCGGGCTGCTGGAATCGGACAGCGCCGAGATTGGCAGCCTGCTGCAGCCTGGGGACCACTGCGCGAC
This window harbors:
- a CDS encoding tetratricopeptide repeat protein — protein: MSQTDSFIEEVTEEVRRDRLFALMKRYGWIAVLLVILIVGGAAWNEWRKAQERSAAQALGDSMLDALQQTDEAARGEALAAIDAPNAGARALVDLLVAAELAETDPGAASERLIALADNADAATVYRQIATLKAVSLPGTVLSAEERRTRLDGLALGQGLTRLLAEEQLAYLDAEAGDTEAALTRLLAILEDEAVTAALRRRASQVIVALGGELPEQPTATE
- a CDS encoding fatty acid desaturase → MDIKEFTRLYAHKSDVMGALSFLGSLAVYLAALIGGALVWGQWALVLPAVLILAFASVRLYVLQHDCGHASLFRTKWLNDAAGYVLSVFSLTPFRVMQFNHNQHHAYLGNLDHRETTEVYTMTLREWRCAPWHTRLWYRLYRNPLIMLGLGGIFTYFIAYRWPRNTRRVGVAGVLAHNALVAGYIALVWWGLGVPGLVVLGVSAVVAGMIGVFLVYLQHNFEDTYWDRKPELDFRKATLEGSSSLDLGWWWDIGTGNIAYHDLHHFNPGIPSYRLRQCQRALPDDLKAHEPIGWGQALASFRLKLWDETAERLVPFPKAEDRVVVPAE
- the serS gene encoding serine--tRNA ligase, which gives rise to MHDIRAIRENPDAFDAALAKRGLSGVSAQVLEIDEARRARIHAAETAQAEQNKASKEVGAAKASGDEAEFERLRALVGEKKAEVAAMQAEAKELDAKLNDLLMGIPNLPLDDVPLGDDEEDNVEIRRWGTPKTFDFAPKEHYELEGVKPGMDFETAAKLSGSRFVVLSGAVARVHRALAQFMIDTHVDENGLSETWTPVLVRDEMMQGTGQLPKFGEDSYQTTNGWWLVPTAEVTLTNIVNGVVVEESYLPRRYVAHTQCFRSEAGSAGRDTAGMLRQHQFEKVEMVSITHPDASLEELDRMTACAQGILEKLGLPYRTVVLCTGDMGFGARKTHDIEVWLPGQNMYREISSCSVCGDFQARRMNARFKPEGGGKPQHVHTLNGSGLAVGRALIAVLENGQQADGSVVLPEALHGYLGGKSVISAEGVLR
- a CDS encoding EF-hand domain-containing protein, encoding MKITGLVLASALALTAVSAAAMTVVEDADGNGTYSMDEMIVSFPDLTDADFAEIDADASGEVSQEELVAAVESGILPE
- a CDS encoding efflux RND transporter periplasmic adaptor subunit; translated protein: MRLFPILAAILVSALIYVFLFERDRLFPADAPTGAEMAETGTVEAEAAPGQTPVGVVVLKSSARTVDSAVILRGQTEAIRHVDLRAETAGQVISEPLRKGTFVEQGDVMCRLDPGTRMASLAEAQARLAEAQSRVPAAEAAVPEAEARVEEAKARVEEAKAILEEAMINSNAATRLSQDGFASETRVASTQAAVRGAEAAITSAEAGLKSAASGLESVAAGIEAAKAGVESARAAVAAAEKEIERLTISAPFGGLLESDSAEIGSLLQPGDHCATVIQLDPILMVGYVPETEVGRVEVGAAALAEMASGEQVQGKVVFLSRSADPTTRTFRVDIEVANPDLALRDGQTAEIVIASDGKHAHLVPQSALTLDDEGTLGVRLVTEDSTAMFQPVTLLRDTPGGLWLAGLPDEADVIIIGQEYVIDGVRVAASYQTEDEEPAQ
- the yajC gene encoding preprotein translocase subunit YajC — translated: MEALGQFIPLILIFAIMWFLLIRPQQKKMKEHQAMVAALRRGDQVITQGGLIGKVAKVKDDSELEIELAEGVKVRVVRNTIAQVLNKTEPADS
- the der gene encoding ribosome biogenesis GTPase Der, translating into MSFTLAIVGRPNVGKSTLFNRLVGKRLALVDDQPGVTRDLREGEARLGDLRFTVIDTAGLEEATDESLQGRMRKLTERAVDMADICLFLIDARAGVTPTDEMFAGILRKRSAHVILAANKAEGAAADAGVIEAYSLGLGEPIRLSAEHGEGMNDLYSQLMPLADLFAERAAADAPETDVSLDEDGDDDEGYRKPTIAKPLQVAVVGRPNAGKSTLINKILGEDRLLTGPEAGITRDAISLTLDWDGLPVRMFDTAGMRKKAKVQDKVEKLSVSDGLRAVKFAEVVVVLLDAAIPFEQQDLRIADLAEREGRAVVVAVNKWDIEDDKQAKLRDLREAFERLLPQLRGAPLITVSAKTGRGLDRLRDAVERAYEVWNRRVTTAQLNRWLAGMLEAHPPPAPGGRRIKLRYMTQAKTRPPGFVVMCSSPEKMPESYSRYLVNGLREDFDMPGTPIRLHMRSQSDKNPYKGKKKSTPSRLRKHLGKGPPG
- a CDS encoding PQQ-like beta-propeller repeat protein is translated as MKPIRAFLSLAIVAALSGCEREDPILPGAREDIRAVLTEEGTPAEAEATQAANLPLALAAATNNASWRQSIATPETRTAHPALSSTPQLVWSVGIGQGDGRKNRITADPVVADGRVFTLDAEARVSAVSTSGELLWTRDLVPTNDSGQDATGGGLALGDGKLFISSGFGLMTALDPATGNEIWQQNLRATGSGKPTVKDGLVYLVAGDDVAWALDTDTGRIEWRLSASPDIQNVIGGPAPAVTDKYVIFAFGSGEIQGAFRKGGLRLWDSQVAGQRRGFSAARIGDITSDPVVVGDRIYVGTHSGRTVALNIGNGERIWTATDGPLNTVWPADNSVFLINDRNELLRLNAEDGTRVWSKTLSFFTKNRPRQQTEIFGHYGPIIAGGNLIVVSNDGLMRLYDPATGAERGTVEIPGGATTNPAVAGGTLYVVSTKGQLLAFR